From a region of the Armatimonas rosea genome:
- a CDS encoding alpha-L-rhamnosidase: MTRHTLFAAATLAALVAPAQAALTVGRLRCEYKTNPLAIDLAKPRLSWIVESKEKGQKQTAYQIMVGTAPGKADLWDTGKVASDETIQIPYGGQALESGQQAFWQVKVWDAKGKTSVSTTAHWTKGLGTNDWKAQWIQAALPKPANALPPLTLDGASWIWLASDPETPPVGKRSFRVQFDAPAGASARIALTADNSYTVAVNGKNLATAKGSDWKFYNTYDLKDLLVAGANTVVVTVTNEGDAPNPAGLIAKLVVNGKEYPTGKSWEGSVARRAWEPVKILGPAGMAPWGKAEAGGSGNNAMTPPPHFRNTFRVEKPVKRALLYATALGVYELGLNGKPVSDDVFSPGWTEYKKRVHYLAYDVTKQLTVGPNQLQAQLGDGWYASYLAFTGRRRYYDGDPRLKLQLNIEYVDGTKATIGTGQDWQWAYGQILTSDMLMGEEVDTRKTATDWKPVQTLANLPIVVEAHPGEPIRPAAAIAATTRTEPKKGTFIYNLGQNLTGWARITVTGKPGQTVTVRHAERLNPDGTAYFTNLRAAKATDTYILKGGTQTLEPKFTFHGFQYVEITGLDTAPAPKNVVGIAVHSQMADTLTFDSDNKLLNKLTDNIDWGFIGNALDVPTDCPQRDERAGWTGDAQVFAKTAMLNRDTAAFFTKWLVDLIEDGQGADGALPDVAPYLSMVGRGNAAWEDSGVVVTYRMYEMFGDTQAIRDHWAGLTRYMEHLNKVAPEGIRQVGAYGDWLLLDAPQQSAVHGTAYYFYCAKLMATMADAISKPDEAKAYRALAEKVRAAFNEKFVGADGSVTDKGKASQTFYALALGWDLLPKEKRAGAQKQLEGLLAAKKNHLATGFIGTPVLLFALDGVGRTDLANQLVLNDDYPSWLYQVKLGSTTMWERWDGWTPEKGFQNPGMNSFNHYWLGCVSEWLTTGLVGIDTDGPGWKKLVIKPRFNTVLNHASASYDSIRGRVSASWKKSGNSATVNVTIPANTTARLELPGKTESLTSGTYTFTVKLP; encoded by the coding sequence ATGACCCGTCACACCCTCTTCGCCGCTGCCACGCTGGCAGCGCTGGTTGCTCCCGCCCAGGCCGCGCTCACGGTCGGCCGCCTGCGCTGTGAGTACAAGACCAACCCGCTCGCCATCGATCTTGCCAAGCCCCGCCTCTCGTGGATCGTCGAGAGTAAGGAAAAAGGCCAGAAGCAGACCGCCTACCAGATCATGGTGGGCACCGCGCCGGGCAAGGCCGATCTCTGGGACACGGGGAAAGTGGCCTCCGACGAGACCATCCAGATTCCCTACGGTGGGCAGGCGCTGGAGAGCGGGCAGCAGGCGTTCTGGCAGGTGAAGGTCTGGGATGCCAAGGGCAAGACCAGTGTCAGCACGACCGCACACTGGACCAAGGGGCTGGGCACAAATGACTGGAAGGCGCAGTGGATTCAAGCCGCCCTCCCCAAGCCAGCAAATGCCCTGCCGCCGCTCACGCTCGACGGTGCCAGCTGGATCTGGCTGGCGAGCGACCCGGAGACCCCGCCCGTGGGCAAGCGCAGCTTCCGTGTCCAGTTCGATGCCCCCGCCGGAGCGAGCGCACGGATCGCACTGACGGCGGACAATAGCTACACGGTCGCGGTGAACGGCAAGAACCTCGCTACGGCCAAGGGCAGCGACTGGAAGTTCTACAACACCTACGATCTCAAAGATTTATTGGTGGCGGGCGCGAACACGGTGGTGGTGACGGTCACCAACGAGGGGGATGCCCCCAACCCCGCGGGGCTGATCGCCAAGCTCGTGGTCAATGGAAAAGAGTACCCAACCGGCAAGAGCTGGGAGGGCAGTGTCGCGCGGCGTGCCTGGGAGCCGGTGAAGATTCTTGGGCCGGCGGGGATGGCACCCTGGGGCAAGGCCGAGGCGGGAGGGAGCGGCAACAACGCCATGACCCCGCCGCCGCACTTCCGCAACACGTTCCGTGTGGAGAAGCCGGTCAAGCGCGCGCTGCTCTACGCCACCGCCCTCGGGGTCTATGAGCTGGGGCTCAATGGCAAGCCGGTCAGCGACGATGTCTTCTCGCCGGGGTGGACGGAGTACAAGAAGCGGGTACACTATCTGGCCTACGATGTGACCAAGCAGCTGACGGTGGGGCCCAACCAGCTCCAGGCACAGCTTGGGGATGGCTGGTACGCGAGCTACCTGGCCTTCACAGGGCGGCGGCGCTACTACGACGGCGACCCGCGCCTCAAGCTCCAGCTCAATATCGAGTATGTCGATGGCACCAAGGCGACGATCGGCACGGGCCAGGACTGGCAGTGGGCCTACGGGCAGATCCTGACATCGGACATGCTCATGGGCGAGGAGGTGGACACCCGCAAGACCGCCACAGACTGGAAGCCGGTGCAGACCCTTGCCAACCTGCCCATCGTGGTCGAGGCGCACCCTGGCGAGCCGATCCGCCCCGCCGCCGCGATCGCCGCGACCACGCGCACGGAGCCTAAGAAGGGGACCTTTATCTACAACCTGGGGCAGAACCTCACCGGCTGGGCACGGATCACGGTCACGGGCAAGCCGGGCCAGACCGTCACCGTGCGCCACGCCGAGCGCCTCAACCCCGATGGCACGGCCTACTTCACCAACCTACGCGCCGCCAAGGCCACGGACACGTATATCCTCAAGGGCGGCACCCAGACTCTGGAGCCCAAGTTCACCTTCCATGGCTTCCAGTATGTCGAGATCACGGGCCTGGACACCGCGCCCGCGCCCAAGAACGTGGTGGGGATCGCCGTGCACTCGCAGATGGCCGACACGCTGACGTTCGACTCGGACAACAAGCTCCTGAACAAGCTCACCGACAATATCGACTGGGGCTTTATCGGCAACGCGCTCGATGTGCCCACGGACTGTCCCCAGCGCGACGAGCGGGCGGGCTGGACTGGCGATGCCCAGGTCTTCGCCAAGACCGCGATGCTCAACCGCGACACGGCGGCGTTCTTCACCAAGTGGCTGGTCGATCTGATCGAGGACGGCCAAGGCGCCGATGGCGCTTTGCCCGATGTCGCGCCCTATCTCTCGATGGTGGGCCGGGGCAACGCGGCGTGGGAGGACTCCGGGGTGGTGGTGACCTACCGGATGTACGAGATGTTCGGCGACACACAGGCGATCCGTGACCACTGGGCCGGGCTGACCCGCTACATGGAGCACCTGAACAAGGTCGCCCCCGAGGGCATCCGTCAGGTTGGGGCCTACGGCGACTGGCTGCTCCTCGATGCACCGCAGCAGTCCGCGGTGCACGGGACGGCCTACTACTTCTACTGCGCCAAGCTCATGGCGACCATGGCCGATGCCATCAGCAAGCCCGACGAGGCCAAGGCCTACCGCGCCCTCGCCGAGAAAGTGAGGGCCGCCTTCAACGAGAAGTTTGTCGGCGCAGATGGCAGTGTCACCGACAAGGGCAAGGCATCGCAGACCTTCTACGCGCTGGCGCTGGGCTGGGACCTGCTCCCCAAGGAGAAGCGGGCCGGGGCGCAGAAGCAGCTCGAAGGCTTGCTGGCCGCCAAGAAGAACCACCTCGCCACCGGCTTTATCGGGACTCCCGTCCTGCTCTTCGCCCTGGATGGGGTCGGCCGCACCGATCTGGCTAACCAGCTTGTCCTCAACGACGACTACCCCTCCTGGCTGTACCAAGTCAAGCTCGGCTCGACCACGATGTGGGAGCGCTGGGATGGCTGGACTCCCGAGAAAGGCTTCCAGAACCCGGGGATGAACAGCTTCAACCACTACTGGCTCGGCTGTGTCAGCGAGTGGCTCACCACGGGCCTGGTGGGGATCGACACCGACGGCCCCGGCTGGAAGAAGCTGGTGATCAAGCCGCGCTTTAACACCGTCCTCAACCACGCCAGCGCCAGCTACGACTCGATCCGCGGACGTGTCTCCGCCAGCTGGAAAAAGAGCGGCAACAGCGCCACGGTCAACGTGACCATCCCCGCCAACACCACGGCTCGCCTAGAGCTCCCCGGAAAGACCGAGAGCCTCACCAGCGGCACCTACACGTTCACGGTGAAGCTACCCTAG
- a CDS encoding XisI protein — protein sequence MDTLNLYREKIKEALLAYSQESVPQADVEVETILDTQNDHYQLMTVGWRGEQRIHGTVLHLDIRGGKIWIQHDGTEEGIAHRLVAAGVPKSDIVLGF from the coding sequence ATGGATACGCTAAATCTCTATCGAGAGAAAATCAAGGAAGCGCTTCTTGCGTATTCCCAAGAGAGTGTCCCGCAGGCCGATGTGGAAGTAGAGACAATCCTCGATACGCAAAATGACCACTACCAGCTCATGACGGTAGGCTGGCGTGGTGAGCAGCGCATTCACGGCACCGTTCTGCATTTAGACATTCGTGGGGGAAAGATATGGATTCAGCACGATGGTACTGAAGAAGGAATCGCCCACCGCTTGGTAGCTGCAGGCGTTCCTAAGAGTGACATCGTGCTGGGATTTTAA
- a CDS encoding sugar ABC transporter ATP-binding protein, giving the protein MSEIVIRSVGVSKAFGGVTVLEGASVALYAGEMHALVGENGAGKSTLAKVFAGVHAPTVGHLELGGKQVHFAGTREAAAHGVALIPQEPQTFPDLTVAENIFIGRQPGSKGLVSWKSMNDEAKRLLDTLGVALDPKAPVRGLSVADRQMIELAAALSLNAKVLIFDETTASLTPGEVARLAEIIARLKAEGCALAFIGHRTEEVFSLCERITVLRDGKVVDADRPIGQTTVQETLQRMVGRELSESGARTVHLQGPLLLEARNLTRRKKFKNISLAVYSGEIVGLAGLVGAGRTEVARALFGLLPLDSGEIRLEGKPVRITCPEDAMKQGIALVPEDRQQQGALLPWSIWQNNSLASLKGPWLTPSKERELAQTWRESFAVRCQSVEQSLAELSGGNQQKVVLSKWLATNPKVLILDEPTRGVDVGAKALIHEEIQKLTREGIGVLLISSDLPEILALADRVMVMREGNLVCELSRQDATPESVIAAATGAELARLAR; this is encoded by the coding sequence ATGAGCGAGATAGTCATTCGTAGTGTGGGCGTGAGCAAGGCCTTTGGCGGTGTCACCGTGCTGGAGGGGGCGTCGGTGGCCTTGTACGCCGGCGAGATGCATGCGCTGGTGGGGGAGAACGGGGCGGGCAAGTCCACCCTGGCCAAGGTCTTTGCCGGGGTGCATGCTCCGACCGTGGGGCACCTAGAGCTAGGCGGCAAGCAGGTGCACTTCGCCGGGACACGCGAGGCGGCGGCGCACGGGGTCGCGCTGATCCCGCAGGAGCCGCAGACCTTTCCCGATCTGACGGTCGCGGAGAATATCTTTATCGGGCGCCAGCCGGGCAGCAAGGGCCTGGTGAGCTGGAAGAGCATGAACGACGAAGCCAAGCGCCTCCTGGACACGCTGGGAGTCGCGCTCGACCCTAAGGCACCCGTGCGCGGTCTCTCGGTGGCGGACCGGCAGATGATCGAGCTGGCGGCGGCGCTCTCGCTCAATGCAAAGGTGCTGATCTTCGACGAGACCACAGCCTCGCTGACACCCGGCGAGGTGGCACGCCTGGCGGAGATTATCGCGCGGCTTAAGGCAGAGGGCTGCGCACTCGCCTTTATCGGCCACCGCACCGAGGAGGTCTTCTCGCTCTGTGAGCGTATCACGGTGCTCCGCGATGGGAAGGTGGTCGATGCGGACCGCCCCATCGGCCAGACCACGGTGCAGGAGACCCTCCAGAGAATGGTCGGGCGCGAGCTCAGCGAGTCGGGGGCGCGGACCGTGCACCTACAAGGCCCGCTACTTCTGGAGGCACGGAACCTGACACGGCGCAAGAAGTTTAAGAATATCTCGCTGGCGGTCTACTCTGGGGAGATTGTCGGGCTGGCAGGGCTGGTGGGCGCGGGCCGCACCGAGGTGGCACGGGCGCTCTTTGGCCTGCTCCCGCTCGACTCCGGGGAGATTCGCCTCGAAGGGAAGCCGGTTCGGATTACCTGCCCCGAGGATGCCATGAAGCAGGGAATCGCACTGGTGCCCGAGGACCGGCAGCAACAAGGTGCGCTCTTGCCCTGGAGTATCTGGCAGAACAATAGCCTCGCTAGCCTGAAGGGCCCCTGGCTCACGCCCAGCAAGGAGCGCGAGCTGGCCCAGACCTGGCGCGAGAGCTTCGCCGTGCGCTGCCAGAGTGTCGAGCAGAGCCTCGCGGAGCTGTCTGGGGGGAACCAGCAGAAGGTGGTCCTGTCCAAGTGGCTCGCCACCAACCCAAAAGTTCTGATCCTGGATGAGCCCACCCGCGGCGTGGATGTGGGGGCCAAGGCGCTGATCCATGAGGAGATTCAGAAGCTCACCCGTGAGGGAATCGGGGTCCTGCTGATCTCGTCGGACCTCCCCGAGATCCTCGCCCTCGCCGACCGGGTGATGGTGATGCGCGAGGGAAACCTGGTCTGTGAGCTCAGCCGCCAAGACGCCACGCCGGAGAGCGTGATCGCCGCCGCGACCGGGGCGGAGCTCGCCCGGCTGGCGCGCTAG
- a CDS encoding YHYH protein has protein sequence MRRINPLLLLLVCCVLGRGAQAHPGGHDLSPATQRSWHNQATGRSVTGAFSHVRQGSVYVQSATGLQAIPLAQLAPDEKRYAEGIAARIQQLNASLFAEVGEPRPQSTSAKPVAAAAFDAFAPKVKTRWDERYLYVESDGIPSHPMMVGITSWQQQVPMPQSYTGNNAWRVPLRPVPAANPLSAKTHFFRGAIALAANGIPIFNALNNRGADSFLIGELDEFGGHCGRADDYHYHIAPVSLQKTVGPDKPIGYALDGYPLYGLLEPGGKPVGKLDSFNGHETSGLGYHYHATKTYPYLNGGFHGEVTEIDGQVDPQPRAQSVRPDTPPLPGAKITAFSQPKPGSYALTYVIQGLTCKINYRLETDGSYTFDYINPEGKVVTINYPTRPRGGQGGSGGRGQGGGQRGGGGGRRDSAAPTIVPAKPGDFQLTSPVVVNGGSLPVDYTCDGASASPPVAWKNAPAGTKAFAVVMHHYPPGETEEPHVYWVVYNIPVATKAIPQNDTVIGARGVNTVNRRAQYTPPCSQGPGKKWYILTLYALSEEVKPEATRGVTREALLTAMKGKILATSVLNVSYERQSQNP, from the coding sequence ATGAGACGAATCAACCCACTATTGCTCTTGCTGGTTTGTTGCGTGCTGGGCAGGGGCGCTCAGGCCCACCCCGGCGGCCACGACCTCAGCCCGGCCACGCAGCGGAGCTGGCACAACCAGGCGACGGGACGGAGTGTCACCGGTGCGTTCTCCCACGTGCGCCAGGGCAGTGTCTATGTGCAGAGCGCCACGGGGCTGCAGGCGATCCCGCTGGCCCAGCTCGCCCCCGATGAGAAGCGCTATGCGGAGGGGATCGCGGCGCGGATTCAGCAGCTCAATGCCAGCCTCTTTGCCGAGGTGGGGGAGCCGCGGCCGCAGAGTACGAGTGCGAAGCCTGTGGCAGCAGCGGCCTTTGATGCCTTTGCCCCCAAGGTCAAGACCCGCTGGGACGAGCGCTATCTCTACGTGGAGTCCGATGGGATTCCCAGCCACCCGATGATGGTGGGGATCACGAGCTGGCAGCAACAAGTCCCGATGCCCCAGAGCTACACGGGCAACAACGCCTGGCGTGTCCCGCTGAGGCCCGTCCCTGCCGCCAACCCGCTCTCGGCAAAGACCCACTTCTTCCGGGGGGCGATCGCGCTGGCGGCCAATGGGATTCCGATCTTCAATGCCCTCAACAACCGGGGAGCGGACTCGTTTCTGATCGGGGAGCTCGATGAGTTCGGGGGGCACTGTGGCCGCGCCGACGACTACCACTACCATATCGCGCCGGTGAGCCTGCAGAAGACAGTCGGGCCGGACAAGCCCATCGGCTACGCGCTGGACGGCTACCCGCTCTACGGTCTGCTGGAGCCGGGGGGCAAGCCCGTGGGCAAGCTCGACTCCTTCAATGGCCACGAGACTTCCGGCTTGGGCTACCACTACCACGCCACCAAGACCTATCCCTACCTCAACGGCGGCTTCCACGGCGAGGTGACGGAAATTGACGGTCAGGTCGATCCCCAGCCGCGCGCCCAGAGTGTCCGCCCCGATACCCCACCGCTCCCCGGTGCCAAGATCACGGCGTTCTCCCAGCCCAAGCCCGGCAGCTACGCGCTGACCTACGTGATTCAGGGCCTCACCTGCAAGATCAACTACCGCTTGGAGACCGATGGGAGCTACACGTTTGACTACATCAACCCCGAGGGCAAGGTGGTGACGATCAACTACCCGACGCGCCCGCGTGGCGGTCAAGGTGGCAGTGGTGGGCGCGGTCAAGGCGGTGGCCAGCGTGGTGGCGGCGGCGGGCGCCGCGACTCGGCGGCCCCGACCATTGTTCCGGCAAAGCCGGGCGACTTTCAGCTGACGAGCCCTGTGGTGGTGAACGGCGGGAGCCTGCCTGTGGACTACACCTGCGACGGGGCGAGCGCCTCGCCGCCGGTGGCCTGGAAGAACGCGCCCGCCGGAACCAAGGCATTCGCTGTCGTGATGCACCACTATCCCCCCGGCGAGACCGAGGAGCCGCATGTCTACTGGGTGGTCTACAACATCCCGGTCGCCACCAAGGCCATCCCACAGAACGACACGGTGATCGGGGCGCGTGGGGTCAATACGGTCAACCGCCGTGCGCAGTACACCCCGCCGTGCTCCCAGGGGCCGGGGAAGAAGTGGTACATTCTCACGCTCTACGCCCTCTCCGAAGAAGTCAAGCCCGAGGCGACCCGTGGTGTCACCCGCGAGGCGCTGCTGACCGCGATGAAGGGCAAGATCCTCGCCACGTCCGTGCTCAATGTCTCCTACGAAAGGCAGTCGCAGAACCCATGA
- a CDS encoding sialidase family protein, with translation MKRLETITQEPIYTEATFPECHASTVALCGKTLVAAWFGGTHEKHPDVGIWLSRREGSKWSAPVRVAKIDETAHWNPVLFYGPDKTLHLWFKTGATIPHWKTFTMTSRDSGKTWSAARELVPGDDTGGRGPVKNKPILLADGTLLAGASSEQGTWEAFFDRSSDNGKTWQRTPNLDRTALGEKHGIIQATMWESAPGKLHALLRSSCGYCPRTDSDDNGRTWKPVYDSKLPNNNSGIDLARLPDGTLALAHNPVVGNWAARTPLRIALSFDNGVTWPSFVDIETEPKMEFSYPAIIPVGKNELAVTYTWKRKQIHFWHGKLV, from the coding sequence AAGACCCTGGTGGCGGCCTGGTTTGGCGGGACGCACGAGAAGCACCCCGATGTCGGGATCTGGCTCTCGCGCCGTGAGGGCAGCAAGTGGAGCGCGCCGGTGCGAGTCGCCAAGATTGATGAGACCGCGCACTGGAACCCGGTGCTGTTCTACGGCCCCGACAAGACACTTCACCTCTGGTTCAAGACCGGAGCCACCATCCCCCACTGGAAGACCTTCACCATGACGTCGCGCGACTCCGGCAAGACCTGGAGCGCGGCGCGTGAGCTGGTCCCCGGCGACGATACCGGGGGGCGGGGGCCGGTGAAGAACAAGCCGATCCTACTGGCCGATGGGACCCTACTGGCGGGGGCATCAAGCGAGCAAGGCACCTGGGAGGCCTTCTTCGATCGGTCGTCGGACAACGGCAAGACCTGGCAGCGCACACCCAACCTGGATCGGACGGCGCTGGGCGAGAAACACGGGATTATTCAGGCGACGATGTGGGAGTCCGCGCCCGGCAAGCTCCACGCGCTCTTGCGCTCGTCGTGCGGCTACTGCCCCCGCACGGACTCCGACGACAACGGGCGCACCTGGAAGCCGGTCTACGACTCCAAGCTCCCCAACAACAACAGCGGGATCGACCTCGCGCGCCTCCCCGATGGCACGCTGGCGCTGGCGCACAACCCCGTGGTCGGAAACTGGGCCGCACGCACCCCGCTACGGATCGCGCTCTCGTTTGACAACGGTGTCACCTGGCCCAGCTTTGTCGATATCGAGACCGAGCCGAAAATGGAGTTCTCCTACCCCGCGATCATCCCCGTCGGCAAGAACGAGCTCGCGGTCACCTACACCTGGAAGCGCAAGCAGATCCACTTCTGGCACGGCAAGCTCGTCTAG